The window ctgcatgtcctcggtggagtgggagggagagttaaagtgttgagccacggggtggttgggttggttggtccgggcgtccctgaggtgttctctgaagcgttccgcaagtaagctgcctgtctcaccaatatagaggaggccacatcgggtgcagcggatgcaatagatgatgtgtgtggaggtacaggtgaacttgtggcacattgcaggcagggcattccaagcccttatcactccctgtgtaaagaacctgcctctgacgtttgttttaaatctatcacccctcaatttgtagttatgcccctttgtacaagctgacgtcatcatcctaggaaaaagacgttcactgcctaccctatctaatcctctgataatcttgtatgtctctattaaatcccctcttagccttcttctttccaatgagaacagaccaaagtttctcagcctttcctcataagaccttccctccagaccaggcaacatcctggtaaatcctctctgcatcttttccaatacttccacatccgTCCTGTAATgaggcacccagaactgtacataatattccaagtgcaatCGCACTAGCGttctgtatagttgcaacatgatattgcggctccagaactcagtgcctctaccaatgaaacctaagaCATTGtgtaccttcttaacagcactatcaatctgggtgtcaactttcagcGATCAATgtacatgaactccaagatccctctgcacatccacactaccaagaatctttccattgacccagtactctgccttcctgttattcctcccaaagtgaacacatttacctgaattgaactccattttccacttctcagcccaattctgcagtttatccaagtccccctgcaacctgtaatattcttccaaactgtccactattccaccgactttagtgttatctgcaaatttactaatccatccacctatgcctgcgtctttgtcatttataaaaatgacaaatagcagtggtcacaaaacagatccttgtggcacaccactagtaactggactccaggctgaatattttccatcaaccaccactcggtgccttctttcagaaagccagtttctaatccaaactactaaatcaccctcaaatccatgcctctgcattttctccaacaacctaccatttggaaccttatcaaaggctttattgaagtccatgtacaacatgtcaactgccctacccccaTACACgattggtcactttctcaaaaaactcattgaggtttgtaagacatgacctgcccttgacgaaaccatgttgactatctgaaatcaaatagttgcttgctggatgattataaagcttatctcttataatcctttccaaaacctttcctacaacggaaagtaaggctcactggtctataattacctgggtcatctctactgccctttttgaacaagggcacaacatttgcaatcctcctgtcctctggtactaaacctgtagacaatgatgactcaaagatcaaagccaaaggctctgctatctcctctctagcttcccagagaatcctcggataaatcccatccgaccccaggtcttgtctactttcactccttctagaattgataacacctcttcgtaactaacctcgatcatttctagtctaatatctcgtatctcattcttctcctctacaatattctcataTGCTCCTCTTTCTGCATTTTTTCAATGATAAAGCCAATTATAGTGTCTCTTTGTATTCCAGAAGTCTTCAGCTATGAGGtgttttgcatggttacatcatcaATCCCACATGCCTAATGGTCTCagtatctcattaagggttaaaccaaggTTAGATGCTtatgccagtcatcttaaccagGTCAAAATCCTCTATCCTTTCCTGGTACTTTGTGCATTTGCCAATTGTAAGAGTCTTGACCTTTCCTGCATTATTATTGTGCAGCACTCTTGCTGCTGCCTACAGCCCTTACATTGCTGTTCTAGCCTATCAATACAGGCCTGGGCTGCTTCCCTGTCTCTGACTGCCTTTCTTTCATTTGAATAAGCCTTTTCATATTGGGAATGGAACTGACCCATGGACCATGTTTTCCTGTACTCTGGTGTCCAAGCTTTAGATTTGCCAATTTATCAATTTGCCTATTTGCTCTCACAGTGATCTAACCTCAACTGGTTGGATGGGGAATCTTCTAGGCCGCATGCTATTGCTGTTGATATGGTTATCTTAATGGCCTTCTTTCCTAATTTGTCATGCATTTCTTACCATATGTCTTGGGCTATGGAACCTGTGGTCCAGAGTCAGTCTGGTCTGCTGTAGAATACTGTCCATTTGGGCCTCTTTTTATTGTCCAAGAGTGTCCTCCTATGCTGGATAAGGGAACACTTACTGCATTTTGCTAGCGAGCATACTATTGTTGGGTCCTTTTCTGGATCTCTCTTCCATGTTATCAAGGTatgggagtggctatattggagTAAAGCTTCAGCTATATTTAAGATTTCTGAGGCCATgatcaagatctttgtatcctcactagCCACTGGacaggtcctggaggactggcgagtagctaatgttgttcctctgttcaagaaggcaaataGGGATAACCCAGGAGACCATAGTCATTGACTCTTACATTGGTGGTTGAGaagttattggagagaattcatagggataggatttacatgcatttggaaatgcatGGCTTTATTAGGGACaatgaacatggctttgtgtgggggaggtcatgtcttactaacttgaagttttcaaggaggtgacaaaggtgattgaagctagagcagtggatgttatcaACATGGATTTTAGTTAGGCTTTCGACAAcatccctcatggtaggctcattcagaaacttAAGATGCATGGGACCCATGGTGATTTAGCTGCTTTGATTCAGAATTATcttgcccatagaagacagaaggtaattatggaagggtgtttttcaggctggaggtccatgacttagtggtgttccacagagatccatcctgggacctctgctgtttgataTATagaaataaatgacttggataaaaatGTAGATGGGTAGATTAGTAAATTGCAGACAACACACAGGTTATGGGTAGTGTAgaaagttgtcaaaggatacatcAGGATATAGATCTGTttcagatatgggcagagaattggcagatgcaatttaatccaggTAAGTGTCAGGTGCTGCTCTtttggagatcaaatgttaaggaaaagtatacagttattGGCAGGATCTTGAACAGCATTGGTGTACAGAGCAAACTTGGGGTTCAAATCCATTGCTCCCTGAAAGTGTCCACGTAAATTTAGGGTGGAAAAGAGGGCATATGGCACACTTAAATATATTGGTTGTGGAATTGTGTCCAAGAATCAGGATGACTCATGTTGTTAGACTTTGGTTAGGGCACATTTAGAGGGTTGTGTTCAACTCTAGTTGCCACTTTACAGGAAGAAtaaggaggctttggagagggtgcagaagaccaggatgctacctgaattagagggtttgagctagaaaaactcaggttgttttacCTGGAGTCGCGGAAGCTGAAggaagacttgatagaagtctataacatTATGAGGTGCATAGGTAGGATTGATGGTCAGTGTCTTTTTACCAGAGTTGAAATAAtaggggcatacatttaaggtgagagggggaaaagttcaaaggagatgtgaggggcaagttttttagccagagagtggtaggagtccgGAAAGTACTGTCAGgggctgtggtggaggcagatctGATGGGGGTGTTTTAGAGACTTTTAGTTaagaaatggagggatatagaccaagggcaggcagaagggatcagTGTAATTTAGCGTCATGTTCAATGCAACATTGCGGGCTGAAGAGACTGTTCCTGtggtgtactgttctatgttctaatttcttGTTGCAGCCTCTCTAAGTCTTAAGACAGGTGGAACTAGAGCATGGTGATCCCTTCTAACACTACTCAGAGATAGGTCTTTGACCCCATCCTCTGGCCTGGCTGTAGAATTTCGCATACCTGTGTATTGCATCTATCCCTAGATCCTTGACTCAATATCTGCTGCATGTTCCAGCTGCTCTTTAAAACGCCTGGCAGTCATTTTGATTGGAGTAGTGGAGTATGTGAGGGTACCAAGAGCTGCCAATGACTTTAGGATTCCCACACAAAATGTAAACCCCTGTTCTCCTCGAAGTTGACTTGCTCAGATTTTCTGTATCACCTTTTACAGCTCATGCTTTGTTTGCTATGGCTCCTGTAGAACACCTATTTGATGAGCCAATTTCAGGgcagctgcctgtatcctcagtTACTCACTTAAATCCTGGTTTTCAAGTGAGGTATTACTCTTTTAATTACAAATAAGGCTGAATTctgaggataaagtgaggactgcagatgccggagtgtcagagtcgaaacgtgtggcacaggaaaagcacagcaggtcaggcagcatccgaggaacaggagtgtcaatgttttgggcataagcccttcaggaacgacgaagggcttatgcccaaaatgtcaacactcctgctcctcgaatgctatctgacttgctgtgatttttccagcactacagtttTGAACGCTGAATTCTGAGGATACCAGCCTGGTGGGCTCGACTTCAAGGGACCCGATGGTCACTTCTTATTGAAGCCCACCTAGGGATGTAAACTGTTGTTTAGACTCTCCTTAAAATAAGTTAGACATCTCTAAGCAGAATGCTATGAATGAATTTGCCAAGGTGTTTCACAACACTGAACCAGTCAAATCATTACCGAATTAAACCAATACCAAATTAAACAGTCTCAACTTTACAAGGAAACAATTTACAATAACCTTTAGTGCTAAACAATGCTATCCCTAATCCTATTCTGGGACTTTGTCAAGTGCTTTATTAAATTTCATGGCAACAATATCTGCTGCGCTACCCTCATTAATCCTTCTTTATGAACAGAGATGTTCATTTTCCAATCTAATGAGACGTTGGCTGAATTTAGAGAATCATCCTCCATAGTGATTGATGTTAGTAGGTCTACACACAACTCCCACAATGGAGTTCCAACCTTTATTGTTTCCTCTCTATTTACaagtcttggtttcttaaagtggatgatgtcattttcagttctttatttcaagggaaggtagataggatctaaattgatgtgattattgatggagttctggttagaatgtcatgcctctaagaattctcatgcgtgtctttgtttcgcgtgtcctaggatgtgtgtgacgtccttctttgtctgtatgtatggaagctagtgataatgggtcatgtcttttgatggctagttggtgttcgtatatcctggtggcaagtttcctgcttgcttgtctgatgtagtgttttttacagttcttgtatagtatcttgtaaatgacgttagttttgctgatggtatctaatggatcctttaggttcattagtcaccgTTTAAaggtgttggtaggtttgtgggctaccatgatgccaaggggtctgagtagtctggaagtcttTGATATAAGGTAATGTGGCTACAGTTTTTGGttgcgttgtgtctgcttgtttgggtttgtagACTTccaaactactcagaccccttggtatcACGGTAACCCACAAATCAACCAAAACACTTAATCAGTGGCTAATGAACTGAAATGATCAATTAGATACCTtcagcaaaattaatgtcatttacaagaagccatacaagaactgtaaaaaaaaatcagacaaacaagcaggaaacttgccaccaggatacccgaacaccaactagccatcaaaagacacggcccactatcactagtttccatacatacagacaaaaaagaacaccactttgactgggacaacacacacatcctagaacaggtgaaacaaagacacacaggagaatcttagaggcatggcactctaaCCAGAGCTCCATCAATAATCACATCGATTTAGATCGTATCTAcattcccttgaaaaaaaaaactggaaatgacattgcCCACCTTATggaaccaagacctataaatggAGTGGTGGGACAtatcaccagcgcttcaccggagtcactcaccaataatgttacctagtatgatggcgaaacgtctgaaaacaaatcctccagctcagcgagctaactcaCATACTTAtcgtcaacctgagctacaaatcttctcaaaaatcattaTCGTCAACTATTTCCTAGCTTCTCTAGCTTCTGAAATGCCACGTGTCCTTGAATTTTCAGGCCCTAGCCTTGTCAGCTTGCAGCCTTGTCACTGTGATGGCTATCAGCTCATACGTATTTACATTTGAGCTGTCAATTCATCTTTTTATTATGATTGCAATGCATATTCAGATACAGAGCCTTTAACtctgtttaaacaaaaacataCTTTTGCAATCTTTGGTCTTATCTGCTAGCACACTCTCAAGTTTGTgcactctgtcccttcctgccaAACTGATTATACTTCCCTTATTACTACCTTGCTCTGTTGCCTTATTTTTCCCTCTTTAATTTATCACAGCCTCTCAGACTTGACTCTTCACCTCACTATTAGGATTAAAGCCCACTGGTCTCAGCATGATTCAGACAATCCCAACATTACAGCTCTCACTTTCCGAGTACTGATGCCAGGGACCTATGAATCAaaaggccattcctgatgaaggacttatgcccgaaacatcgaatttcctgttccttggatgctgccttacctgctgtgcttttccagcaacacattttcagccctgtggATCAAAAGTTAATTCTACTCCATAGACCACTGCGTTTTACATTAAGTTCTGTAACCATATTTAACCCCATTTATTGAATTGAGTGGACCAGGCTGGATAGTTTCTTTAGGTGCTGGTGCTGATCTCCAGGCCCTCCTGTTTTCCGCTCTACCTCCATACTGAACTATAATTCCTAGATTAAATGCAGTAAACCAACAGCCAATGTTCACTTATCATTTGCCTGCAGAATCTTGACAATCAAACCTAAACCTTCTGATCTAAAGTATTATGAAATACAAGATAAAAATGAACTATCCTACAATCAATGTAAAGTTGAACAGACATTATGATAGACAGTATCAATATGCCAATTAACAGCAGAAATAGGCAATTTGGTCTCTTGAATGTGtttcaccatttgatcatggctagtCAGATTCCAGCTCCTCTTCCTGCACCTAAATCTGATACTCTTTGACtctcttgttagtcaagaataaaTCCACCTTGACTTGAAAATCCATACCCCTGCTTCCATTGTTCTCTGGAGGTAGAGCATTCCACTACACTCTGAAAACAAACTCATCATCTATATCTTAAATAGGAGAGCCCTTATTTTGAACCTCTGTTCCTTTTTGCTAGGAACATCATTCTGTCTAAAAGTAATATGGTTTTTCTGTACCATTCCTAACAGAAAGCCGACGAATGCGAAGAGACACTGTGGACATTGCGGGAGTTATTAATAATCATAAGAAGATGCTGAGGGAAAAAGTCCAGTACATCACTGAATACACAAGCAAGCCAGGTGAAAAGATCTTGCTAACAGAGAATTTCACCAACCTTTGGATAACTGAAGGCGACTGCAACTCGATTCCCCAAAGACATGAGGTGATGGATATTGAAGCTATGTCCAAGCAGGAAAGGTCTGGTGCCCGTTCCATTGACTACACAGAAATATTCGTCTGTTCGCTGCAGCAATCCCGGCCACCAAGGATCACCTTAACCAAGGGATTGGCGGGAATTGGGAAAACTATCTGTGTGCATAAGTTTGTTTATGATTGGAGTAATGGCTCGGCGGGCTTGGACTTTGACTTCCTGTTCATGTTCCCGTTCCGGGAACTCAATCTGCTGACAGAAAGTAAACTCAGCATCAGCCAACTGGTCCAGAGATACTACCCTCACACTGGGGACACGGCAACCTTCTTAAAGGACACCAACATCAAATGTCTCTTCATCTTTGATGGCTTGGATGAAAGTCGTCTCTGCTTGGATTTCAATAAAAGCCCCGAATATGCTGATGTCGAGCACATGATGAAACTCCATGTTCTCCTCGTGAATTTAATTAAAGGAACCCTGCTTTCCCATGCCTCCGTTTGGATAACGGCCCGCCCTGCAGCTGCCCGCCAAATCCCAGCTGCTTACATTGACAGACTGACGGAAATTCAAGGGTTTCGAGATGAAGAGAAAGAGGAATACTTTCGCAAAAAATGCAAAGGAAGGGCGGATATGATTTTGTCCAATATAATGAGGCAACCTAGCCTTTTCACCATGTGCTATGTCCCAGCTTTCTGTTGGATTCTGGCCACTGTCCTGCTACATGCCATGAAATCTTGCAGTGAGACCGACATCCACCAACATATCCCCAGAACCATCACTGAGGTCTACAGCAACTTCTTGATTGTGATGATAATGTACCACCAAGATAAGCAGAGCCACGGGGTAACTGAGAGGGAAAAGGTCAGTGACTTGCTGCAAGCTAAGCGCCCAGTCATTCTGAACCTGGGAAGGTTGGCTTTCCATTGTCTGAAAGTCCAGAAGCTGGTCTTCCATCAAAGGGACATGGAGTCATTTAGGGTAGACCTATCTCTGCTATGTGATGGCTTTTGCAAAGAGATCCTCCTCCAAGACGAGCCTATCTTTCAGCACAAGGCTTATGCCTTCATACACCTGACAATGCAGGAGTATTTTGCTGCCCTGTATGTTTTCCTTCAGCACCACATGGGCCAGCACCCAAACCCACTGGCAAAGGGGCTGATGACGAAGTTGCGAGGCCTAGTCTCCCGTCCCAGCTTTTCTGATGTTTGTAAAAGTGCATGCAAGAAAGCAGTGTGGAGTCAAAATGGGCACCTGGATATGTTTTTCCGCTTCCTCTGTGGCCTGTCAACAGAAAAGAACCTCCAACTTTTGCAGGGTCTGTCGAGCCAGGGGGTGAGCGACGGCGAGGACGCCACACGGACTGCAGCCTACATCAAGAGAACTTTACACAGGGACATTCCTGCGGAACGATGCCTGAACCTGTTCTATTGCTTAAATGAGCTGAACGATGGCTGTATAGTCGACAAACTGAAGCAATCTCTAAGGGAAGGAGCTCTGGCGACTCGAGACCTGGAAGCGGCTGAATACTCGGCCATAGCGTTTGTGCTCCAAGCATCGAACTCCGACATGGAGGAGTTCAATATAGCTGATTACAACCTCTCTGACGAACTGCTCTGGAGGTTGCTGCCTGTTGCGAAACTATTCAGAAAAGTGAAGTACGTCATTTCCCTTGAAATTTGAATGAAAGGATCTCATCATCCTTTCATATGTGGATACACAATTATACATACAATTAATATCACTTGTCTTAATATCAACTGTTCTTCACCAGTTGTGTAATATCACCATTCATGTTTATAC of the Hemiscyllium ocellatum isolate sHemOce1 chromosome 33, sHemOce1.pat.X.cur, whole genome shotgun sequence genome contains:
- the LOC132831249 gene encoding NACHT, LRR and PYD domains-containing protein 3-like isoform X1, with product MYISCSVVSFYSICLANFCFLGSVQMEHESHNPSSPTHSGPQTLIRSQQTVQTGSTAVCPTFQNITGPVNVTVQTDSSQSESRRMRRDTVDIAGVINNHKKMLREKVQYITEYTSKPGEKILLTENFTNLWITEGDCNSIPQRHEVMDIEAMSKQERSGARSIDYTEIFVCSLQQSRPPRITLTKGLAGIGKTICVHKFVYDWSNGSAGLDFDFLFMFPFRELNLLTESKLSISQLVQRYYPHTGDTATFLKDTNIKCLFIFDGLDESRLCLDFNKSPEYADVEHMMKLHVLLVNLIKGTLLSHASVWITARPAAARQIPAAYIDRLTEIQGFRDEEKEEYFRKKCKGRADMILSNIMRQPSLFTMCYVPAFCWILATVLLHAMKSCSETDIHQHIPRTITEVYSNFLIVMIMYHQDKQSHGVTEREKVSDLLQAKRPVILNLGRLAFHCLKVQKLVFHQRDMESFRVDLSLLCDGFCKEILLQDEPIFQHKAYAFIHLTMQEYFAALYVFLQHHMGQHPNPLAKGLMTKLRGLVSRPSFSDVCKSACKKAVWSQNGHLDMFFRFLCGLSTEKNLQLLQGLSSQGVSDGEDATRTAAYIKRTLHRDIPAERCLNLFYCLNELNDGCIVDKLKQSLREGALATRDLEAAEYSAIAFVLQASNSDMEEFNIADYNLSDELLWRLLPVAKLFRKVKLVNKDITKHLVNFLGALLILSKSQVQELWLENTEISDVAMKQLCVAMKNSCCRLQSLSLSGTDFTQRSWEELTNVIKKNQMLLTLDLSYTFPDHSAISLLAAALKDSECRLQTLKLISNDLDVHCCEELASGLSTNQSLVELNLSRNQLKDMEMMALCNALKKPECKLQILHLNHNQISSDCCEVLSSALAQNKALFHLNLTHNKLGNAGVKILCRALKNNVCKLQMLSLKYNSLTYDCCEELAFAVKENSELLDLDISANKITDGGVKLLCQISTNHRSNMQCLRISMSDLSANCCQALASLLVELKTIKELHLDFNVIGDLGVKYLCWAFKTRDNGMEALSLKRNYLTDECCGDLVSALCMKNTLKFLDLSFNGFTDNSLELFRHLVLKCADLEELVLQANCFSLQGCNELEKLMNSRQKLQVIL
- the LOC132831249 gene encoding NACHT, LRR and PYD domains-containing protein 3-like isoform X2, with protein sequence MRRDTVDIAGVINNHKKMLREKVQYITEYTSKPGEKILLTENFTNLWITEGDCNSIPQRHEVMDIEAMSKQERSGARSIDYTEIFVCSLQQSRPPRITLTKGLAGIGKTICVHKFVYDWSNGSAGLDFDFLFMFPFRELNLLTESKLSISQLVQRYYPHTGDTATFLKDTNIKCLFIFDGLDESRLCLDFNKSPEYADVEHMMKLHVLLVNLIKGTLLSHASVWITARPAAARQIPAAYIDRLTEIQGFRDEEKEEYFRKKCKGRADMILSNIMRQPSLFTMCYVPAFCWILATVLLHAMKSCSETDIHQHIPRTITEVYSNFLIVMIMYHQDKQSHGVTEREKVSDLLQAKRPVILNLGRLAFHCLKVQKLVFHQRDMESFRVDLSLLCDGFCKEILLQDEPIFQHKAYAFIHLTMQEYFAALYVFLQHHMGQHPNPLAKGLMTKLRGLVSRPSFSDVCKSACKKAVWSQNGHLDMFFRFLCGLSTEKNLQLLQGLSSQGVSDGEDATRTAAYIKRTLHRDIPAERCLNLFYCLNELNDGCIVDKLKQSLREGALATRDLEAAEYSAIAFVLQASNSDMEEFNIADYNLSDELLWRLLPVAKLFRKVKLVNKDITKHLVNFLGALLILSKSQVQELWLENTEISDVAMKQLCVAMKNSCCRLQSLSLSGTDFTQRSWEELTNVIKKNQMLLTLDLSYTFPDHSAISLLAAALKDSECRLQTLKLISNDLDVHCCEELASGLSTNQSLVELNLSRNQLKDMEMMALCNALKKPECKLQILHLNHNQISSDCCEVLSSALAQNKALFHLNLTHNKLGNAGVKILCRALKNNVCKLQMLSLKYNSLTYDCCEELAFAVKENSELLDLDISANKITDGGVKLLCQISTNHRSNMQCLRISMSDLSANCCQALASLLVELKTIKELHLDFNVIGDLGVKYLCWAFKTRDNGMEALSLKRNYLTDECCGDLVSALCMKNTLKFLDLSFNGFTDNSLELFRHLVLKCADLEELVLQANCFSLQGCNELEKLMNSRQKLQVIL